In the genome of Schistocerca gregaria isolate iqSchGreg1 chromosome 11, iqSchGreg1.2, whole genome shotgun sequence, one region contains:
- the LOC126295229 gene encoding ankyrin repeat and protein kinase domain-containing protein 1-like encodes MLQPDTLESSSGEIPVTDVEGPVLSLLLAYMYTLQAPQVPRVAPKLLAAADRYGLLALKGECEKQLVAQLAVETAAATAVLAVRHSCRNLTSAVVAFIKANLGVMATQGWADAMRNEPRELIEVSRLLAEPSEETKVPTTTPGTHNQPHSNQGQTPVTATLPTPPHHDYQFDNAAISHMRDLSEEEKGRRLIQAAEQGSVEKVRLLLKAGAGVGAVEEGNWTALHCAAERGHVEVVRCLIDGGAEVDARTKWQHTPLHLAAICGHTDVVRLLVASRADLNPRDHQGMTPLHWAVDHGNSEVVAALLEAGADTEGRDERGDTALDCATRVNRQELIKILSRR; translated from the exons ATGCTCCAGCCCGACACCCTGGAGTCCAGCAGCGGCGAGATCCCCGTCACTGACGTGGAGGGTCCAGTGCTGAGCCTGCTGCTGGCCTACATGTACACCCTGCAGGCCCCACAGGTACCGAGAGTGGCCCCCAAGCTGTTGGCAGCCGCAGACAGGTACGGCTTGTTGGCCCTGAAGGGTGAGTGTGAGAAGCAGCTGGTCGCTCAGCTGGCTGTGGAGACCGCAGCGGCAACAGCGGTGCTCGCCGTGAGGCATTCGTGCCGAAACCTCACGTCAGCGGTCGTCGCCTTCATAAAGGCCAACTTAGGGGTGATGGCGACGCAGGGCTGGGCAGACGCAATGCGTAATGAGCCTCGAGAGTTGATTGAAGTGAGTCGACTACTGGCTGAGCCATCAGAAGAAACCAA GGTGCCGACCACCACCCCCGGGACTCACAATCAGCCCCACAGCAACCAGGGCCAGACTCCTGTCACAGCTACACTACCGACACCTCCCCACCATGATTATCAGTTTGACAATGCTGCCATCTCTCACATGCG ggacctttctgaagaagagaagggcAGGAGGCTGATCCAGGCAGCTGAGCAGGGGTCAGTGGAGAAGGTTCGACTGCTGCTCAAAGCAGGTGCAGGTGTGGGGGCGGTGGAGGAGGGCAATTGGACTGCCCTCCACTGTGCAGCAGAACGAGGGCACGTGGAAGTAGTGAGGTGCTTGATCGATGGTGGGGCAGAGGTTGATGCGAGGACCAAATGGCAGCACACGCCACTACACTTGGCTGCCATATGTGGCCACACGGATGTGGTGAGGCTGCTGGTGGCTTCCCGTGCTGACCTCAACCCCAGAGACCACCAGGGGATGACGCCTCTGCACTGGGCAGTAGACCACGGTAACTCGGAGGTGGTGGCTGCTCTTCTAGAGGCAGGGGCTGACACTGAGGGCAGGGATGAGCGTGGGGACACTGCCCTCGACTGTGCTACACGGGTCAACCGACAGGAGCTCATAAAGATACTATCACGAAGGTAG